In a single window of the Eriocheir sinensis breed Jianghai 21 unplaced genomic scaffold, ASM2467909v1 Scaffold1440, whole genome shotgun sequence genome:
- the LOC126990084 gene encoding protocadherin Fat 1-like, which yields MEVRWYDGYEYLGSVFTRAVRTVVALDREAARGYWLSIVVSDGGAAPLTDTCHVFVEVEDVNDHMPQTEEPAYHTYVAENLPPDTSVIALRASDGDLAPSNISFAITKGNQLARFKIHPQTGALTTLVPLDREEQAEYELWVRVSDGQLSSVTPVFITVSDVNDNPPEFLEPLYRVTVPARSKTKKREALFRVSGPLLEGLHALYLSS from the exons ATGGAGGTGCGGTGGTACGATGGTTACGAGTATCTGGGCAGTGTGTTTACGA GAGCGGTGCGGACGGTGGTGGCGCTGGACAGGGAGGCGGCGCGCGGCTACTGGCTGTCCATCGTGGTGTCCGACGGGGGAGCGGCGCCCCTCACCGACACCTGCCAC GTCTTCGTGGAGGTCGAGGACGTGAACGACCACATGCCCCAGACGGAGGAGCCCGCCTACCACACCTACGTGGCCGAGAACCTGCCGCCGGACACCTCCGTCATAGCGCTGCGGGCCTCGGACGGCGACCTGGCGCCCTCCAACATCTCCTTCGCCATCACCAAAGGGAACCAACTGGCGCGCTTCAAGATACACCcgcagacag GCGCCCTCACAACCCTGGTGCCGCTGGACAGGGAGGAGCAGGCGGAGTACGAGCTGTGGGTGCGGGTGAGCGACGGCCAGCTGTCCTCCGTCACCCCGGTCTTCATCACCGTGAGCGACGTCAACGACAACCCGCCCGAGTTCCTGGAGCCGCTCTACCGCGTCACCGTCCCCGCCCGCAGCAAGACCAAGAAACGGGAGGCGCTCTTCAGGGTAAGTGGCCCCCTGCTTGAAGGCTTACACGCTCTTTATCTCTCatcataa